A segment of the Patescibacteria group bacterium genome:
CAGAAAAAAGTTTAAAAACAGAATCAGCAAAAAAATTAGCTAAAAAAATTAGGCAATCAAACCCCTTTGAATGGCTTTATCAATTAGCTGACGATAAAAGAAATCAAATAATTAAGCGATAAATAATTAAAAAAAATATGGAGATTCAAAACTTAACATCTTGGTTTTTAGCTCATGGAATAAAAATTGTTTTTATTTTAATTGCTGCGAATTTAATAAATCGTTTTTCAAGAACTATTATTAAAAAAACAATTGAAAAACAGATTCAAGACAACATTTCTGAGCAGGAAAAAAAAATGCGTATTGAAACTTTGATAACTGTTTTTCAAGGAACGCTTAAATTCATAATCTGGGTTGTAGCTCTATTGATGATTCTTCCTGAATTTGAATTAGAAATTGCTCCTATTTTAGCTAGCGTTGGGGTAATGGGTTTAGCAGTTGGCATGGCAGCAAAAGATATAATCTCAGATTTTATCGCAGGATTGTTTATCATATTAGAAAATCAGTATTATATTGGAGAAAAAATAAAAGTTGCTGGTGTTGAGGGCAAGGTTAAAGAAATTACTTTGCGAAAAACAGTTATTGAATCTGAAGATGGTTCAATTCATTCAATTCCTAATAGTAAAGTTACAGTAGTTTCTAAAAAACAATAATTTATGTTTTCTTCCCCAATTGAAGAAATAAAATCTAAACTTGATATAAAGGAGGTTGTTGGCAGTTATATTAA
Coding sequences within it:
- a CDS encoding mechanosensitive ion channel family protein; translation: MEIQNLTSWFLAHGIKIVFILIAANLINRFSRTIIKKTIEKQIQDNISEQEKKMRIETLITVFQGTLKFIIWVVALLMILPEFELEIAPILASVGVMGLAVGMAAKDIISDFIAGLFIILENQYYIGEKIKVAGVEGKVKEITLRKTVIESEDGSIHSIPNSKVTVVSKKQ